A single region of the Streptomyces vilmorinianum genome encodes:
- a CDS encoding MBL fold metallo-hydrolase, translating into MTTAEGIFEPKVEPYKVAQDTFVIPQLLEAPPVGMFYVNSMVITGNEPVLVDTGAPSNRQQWLAHAWSIVDPADVRWVFLTHDDHDHAGNVREVMAACPNATLVTTWFSMARYAIDTEEFWMPFNRSRWVRDGESFQAGDRTLLAVRPPFFDNPTTRGLFDSTTRVYWAADTFATALPHPVENAADLDREAWREGMLLGNRLNHPWHLWLDTGKFNEHVNHVQALDIDVAASCHGPAIHRDLMDEAFELIRKVPELPSWEEPGQDFLEGIIAATAKPVVS; encoded by the coding sequence ATGACCACCGCCGAAGGGATCTTTGAGCCGAAGGTCGAGCCGTACAAGGTCGCGCAGGACACCTTCGTCATCCCCCAGCTGCTGGAGGCGCCCCCGGTCGGCATGTTCTACGTCAACTCCATGGTGATCACCGGCAACGAGCCCGTGCTCGTCGACACCGGTGCGCCGTCGAACCGGCAGCAGTGGCTGGCTCACGCCTGGAGCATCGTCGATCCGGCCGACGTGCGCTGGGTCTTCCTGACCCACGACGACCACGACCACGCGGGAAACGTCCGCGAGGTCATGGCCGCCTGCCCGAACGCCACCCTGGTCACCACCTGGTTCTCGATGGCCCGGTACGCGATCGACACGGAGGAGTTCTGGATGCCGTTCAACCGCTCCCGCTGGGTACGCGACGGCGAGAGCTTCCAGGCCGGCGACCGCACGCTCCTCGCGGTGAGGCCGCCGTTCTTCGACAACCCCACGACGCGCGGGCTGTTCGACTCCACCACCCGGGTCTACTGGGCGGCCGACACCTTCGCCACGGCCCTCCCGCACCCCGTCGAGAACGCCGCCGACCTGGACCGGGAAGCCTGGCGTGAAGGCATGCTCCTGGGCAACCGGCTGAACCACCCCTGGCATCTGTGGCTGGACACCGGCAAGTTCAACGAGCACGTGAACCACGTCCAGGCCCTCGACATCGACGTCGCGGCGTCCTGCCACGGCCCCGCGATCCACCGCGATCTGATGGACGAGGCGTTCGAACTCATCCGGAAGGTCCCGGAGCTGCCCTCCTGGGAGGAGCCGGGCCAGGACTTCCTGGAGGGAATCATCGCGGCGACGGCGAAGCCGGTGGTGTCGTAA
- the metG gene encoding methionine--tRNA ligase produces MAATGSEKQGANGVKSFYVSTPIYYVNDAPHLGHAYTTVAGDVLTRWHRQRGEKVWYLTGTDEHGQKIMRTAEANNVTPQAWCDKLVEEAWKPLWEHLNIANDDFIRTTEKRHTDRVQEFVQDLYDKGEIYKGGYEGPYCVGCEEYKLPGDLIEAEDGTKLCAVHKKPVEILKEENYFFKLSAYGPKLIEFYESNPGFIQPESARNEVLNFVKQGLEDLSISRSTFDWGVPVPWDEKHVIYVWIDALLNYATAVGYNENPEKFNETFPANVHLIGKDILRFHAIIWPAMLMAQGLPVPGRVAANGWLMVGGEKMSKSNLTGIKPQDLTSHFGVDAYRWYFLRAIAFGQDGSFSWEDFTARYTSELANDYGNLASRVAAMVGKYFDGALPAAAADGDAEKAIHEGLAKAVATADRKIGEELDFQGGILAIFDFVKQVNGYITEQEPWKVAKDDSEAGRARLATILYTAAESLRGVAVLLNAIMPETSQKLWDSLGAEPALGPLPSQPLAAAGEWGKLPAGATVTKGAVLFPRLEEPKTA; encoded by the coding sequence ATGGCGGCCACTGGATCCGAGAAGCAGGGGGCGAACGGCGTGAAGTCCTTCTACGTATCGACCCCCATTTACTACGTCAACGACGCTCCTCACCTGGGCCACGCCTACACGACCGTCGCAGGCGACGTGCTCACGCGCTGGCACCGTCAGCGCGGCGAGAAGGTGTGGTACCTCACCGGCACGGACGAGCACGGTCAGAAGATCATGCGCACGGCCGAGGCGAACAACGTCACGCCCCAGGCCTGGTGCGACAAGCTCGTCGAGGAGGCCTGGAAGCCCCTCTGGGAGCACCTGAACATCGCGAACGACGACTTCATCCGGACGACGGAGAAGCGTCACACGGACCGCGTCCAGGAGTTCGTGCAGGACCTGTACGACAAGGGCGAGATCTACAAGGGCGGATACGAGGGCCCGTACTGCGTGGGCTGTGAGGAGTACAAGCTCCCCGGCGATCTCATCGAGGCGGAGGACGGCACCAAGCTGTGCGCCGTCCACAAGAAGCCGGTGGAGATCCTCAAGGAGGAGAACTACTTCTTCAAGCTGAGCGCGTACGGCCCGAAGCTGATCGAGTTCTACGAGTCGAACCCCGGCTTCATCCAGCCGGAGTCGGCCCGCAACGAGGTGCTGAACTTCGTCAAGCAGGGCCTCGAGGACCTGTCGATCTCGCGCTCGACGTTCGACTGGGGCGTCCCGGTGCCGTGGGACGAGAAGCACGTCATCTACGTGTGGATCGACGCCCTGCTGAACTACGCGACTGCGGTCGGCTACAACGAGAACCCGGAGAAGTTCAACGAGACCTTCCCGGCGAACGTCCACCTCATCGGCAAGGACATCCTGCGCTTCCACGCGATCATCTGGCCGGCGATGCTGATGGCCCAGGGCCTGCCGGTCCCGGGGCGCGTGGCCGCGAACGGCTGGCTGATGGTCGGCGGCGAGAAGATGTCGAAGTCGAACCTGACCGGCATCAAGCCGCAGGACCTGACCTCGCACTTCGGCGTGGACGCGTACCGCTGGTACTTCCTGCGGGCCATCGCCTTCGGCCAGGACGGCTCGTTCTCCTGGGAGGACTTCACCGCCCGCTACACCTCCGAGCTCGCCAACGACTACGGCAACCTCGCCTCGCGCGTGGCGGCCATGGTCGGCAAGTACTTCGACGGCGCCCTGCCGGCCGCGGCGGCCGACGGCGACGCGGAGAAGGCGATCCACGAGGGCCTGGCGAAGGCGGTCGCGACGGCCGACCGGAAGATCGGCGAGGAGCTCGACTTCCAGGGCGGCATCCTGGCGATCTTCGACTTCGTGAAGCAGGTCAACGGCTACATCACGGAGCAGGAGCCCTGGAAGGTCGCGAAGGACGACTCCGAGGCGGGCCGCGCCCGCCTGGCGACGATCCTCTACACGGCCGCCGAGTCCCTGCGCGGTGTCGCGGTCCTGCTGAACGCGATCATGCCGGAGACCTCCCAGAAGCTGTGGGACTCCCTCGGCGCCGAGCCCGCCCTGGGCCCCCTCCCCTCCCAGCCGCTGGCCGCGGCCGGCGAGTGGGGCAAGCTCCCGGCGGGCGCGACGGTGACGAAGGGCGCGGTCCTCTTCCCGCGCCTGGAGGAGCCGAAGACGGCGTAG
- a CDS encoding response regulator transcription factor, which produces MRVLVAEDEEVLAELVATGLRRAGFAVDTVYSGDAALAYLGLHDYDVVVLDRDLPRVHGDDVARELVAGASRTRILMLTASATTEDRVEGLDLGADDYLGKPFEFPELVSRVRALRRRSARPVPPLLERAGLRMDTVRRTATRDGRDLDLSPKEFSVLQILLEADGATVSAEELLERAWDAHTDPFTGAVRVCMSKLRGKLGEPALIRTVQGVGYAL; this is translated from the coding sequence ATGCGCGTACTGGTCGCCGAGGACGAGGAGGTCCTCGCCGAGCTCGTCGCCACCGGACTGCGGCGGGCCGGCTTCGCCGTCGACACCGTCTACAGCGGCGACGCCGCGCTCGCCTACCTGGGCCTGCACGACTACGACGTCGTCGTCCTCGACCGCGACCTGCCCCGGGTCCACGGCGACGACGTGGCGCGCGAGCTCGTCGCCGGGGCGTCCAGGACCCGGATCCTGATGCTGACCGCGTCCGCGACGACGGAGGACCGGGTCGAGGGGCTCGACCTCGGCGCCGACGACTACCTCGGCAAGCCCTTCGAGTTCCCCGAGCTGGTCTCCCGCGTGCGCGCCCTGCGGCGGCGCAGCGCCCGTCCCGTACCCCCGCTCCTCGAACGCGCGGGCCTGCGGATGGACACCGTACGGCGGACGGCGACGCGCGACGGACGGGACCTCGACCTCTCCCCGAAGGAGTTCTCCGTGCTGCAGATCCTGCTGGAGGCGGACGGGGCCACGGTCTCCGCCGAGGAGCTCCTGGAGCGGGCCTGGGACGCGCACACGGACCCCTTCACGGGCGCCGTGCGGGTCTGCATGAGCAAGCTGCGCGGCAAGCTCGGCGAGCCGGCGCTGATCCGGACGGTGCAGGGCGTGGGGTACGCGCTGTGA
- a CDS encoding ATP-binding protein: MIGSGSTIRTRIALVYGGVFVVLGGCLLGVVNLLSRAGTEGEAQAIAARVRVVAPFENVTTTTAYRLSDDVSRAAGEQMLMWSCLALVVMAFGAVAVGWWTAGRVLRPVHEMTARARKLSERNLHERVAAGGPDDELKELGDTIDALLGRLEAAFDSQRRFIANASHELRTPLATQRTAIQVGIDDSSEVKQVLLDSNRRSERLIEGLLMLARSERGLEEREDVRLGAVVAEECETYGVEAATGEAGVVRGSRVLLGQLVRNLLANAVTYNVPGGGVVEVRVEGGVLTVVNTGPVVPAGEVPALFEPFRRGEGRDRMGPGAGLGLSIVRSIAAAHGGTVSAVARAGAAGGGLAVTVDLPVHGHATRGQTCQSASSPR, translated from the coding sequence GTGATCGGTTCCGGGTCGACGATCAGGACGCGGATCGCGCTCGTGTACGGGGGTGTCTTCGTCGTCCTCGGCGGCTGCCTGCTCGGCGTGGTGAACCTGCTCTCCCGCGCCGGTACGGAGGGGGAGGCGCAGGCCATCGCGGCGCGGGTGCGCGTGGTGGCGCCGTTCGAGAACGTCACGACCACCACCGCGTACCGGCTGAGCGACGACGTCAGCCGGGCCGCCGGCGAGCAGATGCTCATGTGGTCGTGCCTCGCCCTGGTCGTGATGGCCTTCGGCGCGGTCGCGGTGGGCTGGTGGACGGCGGGGCGGGTCCTGCGGCCCGTCCACGAGATGACGGCGCGGGCGCGCAAGCTGTCGGAGCGGAACCTGCACGAGAGGGTCGCGGCGGGCGGGCCCGACGACGAGCTGAAGGAGCTCGGCGACACGATCGACGCGCTGCTCGGCCGCCTGGAGGCCGCCTTCGACAGCCAGCGGCGGTTCATCGCGAACGCCTCGCACGAACTGCGCACCCCGCTCGCCACGCAGCGCACCGCGATCCAGGTGGGGATCGACGACTCGTCCGAGGTCAAGCAGGTGCTGCTGGATTCCAACCGGCGCAGCGAGCGGCTCATCGAGGGCCTGCTGATGCTGGCCCGGAGCGAGCGCGGCCTGGAGGAGCGGGAGGACGTACGGCTGGGGGCCGTGGTCGCGGAGGAGTGCGAGACGTACGGGGTGGAGGCGGCGACCGGCGAGGCGGGGGTCGTCCGGGGGAGCCGGGTGCTGCTCGGGCAGCTCGTACGGAACCTGCTCGCGAACGCCGTCACGTACAACGTGCCGGGTGGGGGCGTGGTGGAGGTGCGCGTCGAGGGCGGCGTCCTGACCGTCGTCAACACGGGGCCGGTGGTCCCGGCCGGGGAGGTCCCGGCGCTCTTCGAACCCTTCCGGCGGGGCGAGGGCCGCGACCGGATGGGGCCGGGGGCGGGGCTCGGCCTGTCGATCGTCCGCTCGATCGCCGCCGCGCACGGCGGGACGGTCAGCGCCGTGGCCCGGGCGGGGGCGGCCGGGGGCGGCCTGGCCGTGACCGTGGACCTGCCGGTCCACGGTCACGCGACCAGGGGTCAGACCTGCCAGTCGGCGAGCAGCCCGCGGTAG
- a CDS encoding VWA domain-containing protein, with protein sequence MTLPSPTPAESATERATTDTAAKRAADDLVAAAFDNPKVPNARPSEPEGTVASASEPEDTATAASEPEPEPETADPTTEPATKAALPAQAVTEPKTEDAPATADTPEPEAIAAAEAEPAEEEAVAAAAEPAEQVTAEPETESAPEAELASAVKPAEEAEAEAEAAATAADPEQQGAAEPETESAPEAELASAVKPAEAPAEQEPIAAAAEPQAPEAEAVATPADPAEQVTAEPETESAPEAELDSTVKPAEAPAEQEPIAAAAEPQAPEAEAEAEAPAPEAVAVPVAEDEATPEPEAQDAPVAVPVADDEATPEPEAQDAPVAVPVVEDDATPEPEAQDATGAGPATPLAQVKAQAPHLVEAYKAAGSVLKKQGLDGARAAVYLVVDRSGSMRGYFKDGSVQRLAEQAVALAAHLSEDSTATAVFFSTDIDGTAELTPATLTETAVETINAGLGRLGRTNYHRAVEEVLAHHEKADPTRPAFVVFQTDGAPESKTAATQALAEAADRPIHWQFVAWGEEDNKAFDYLRKLTAPRTGHFLAGPTPAETAHPAFYRGLLADWQV encoded by the coding sequence GTGACGCTCCCGTCCCCGACGCCGGCGGAGAGCGCGACCGAACGAGCCACGACGGACACGGCGGCGAAGCGCGCCGCGGACGACCTCGTGGCGGCGGCCTTCGACAACCCGAAGGTCCCGAACGCGAGGCCGTCGGAACCGGAGGGCACGGTCGCGTCGGCCTCCGAGCCGGAGGACACGGCTACGGCCGCCTCCGAGCCGGAGCCCGAACCCGAGACCGCCGACCCGACGACGGAGCCCGCCACGAAGGCGGCGCTGCCCGCCCAGGCTGTCACGGAGCCGAAGACGGAGGACGCCCCCGCCACCGCGGACACCCCTGAGCCGGAGGCGATCGCTGCGGCGGAGGCCGAACCGGCCGAGGAGGAGGCGGTTGCCGCGGCCGCCGAGCCGGCGGAGCAGGTCACGGCGGAGCCGGAGACCGAGTCCGCGCCGGAGGCGGAGCTCGCGAGCGCCGTCAAGCCGGCCGAGGAGGCGGAGGCGGAGGCGGAGGCGGCCGCCACGGCGGCCGACCCGGAGCAGCAGGGCGCGGCGGAGCCGGAGACCGAGTCCGCGCCGGAGGCGGAGCTCGCGAGCGCCGTCAAGCCGGCCGAGGCACCCGCCGAACAGGAGCCGATCGCCGCAGCCGCAGAGCCCCAGGCTCCCGAGGCCGAGGCAGTCGCCACGCCGGCCGACCCGGCGGAGCAGGTCACGGCGGAGCCGGAGACCGAGTCCGCGCCGGAGGCGGAGCTCGACAGCACCGTCAAGCCGGCCGAGGCACCCGCCGAACAGGAGCCGATCGCCGCAGCCGCGGAGCCCCAGGCTCCCGAGGCAGAGGCAGAGGCCGAGGCGCCCGCGCCGGAGGCGGTCGCCGTGCCCGTCGCGGAGGACGAGGCCACCCCCGAGCCGGAGGCTCAGGACGCACCCGTCGCCGTGCCCGTCGCGGACGACGAGGCCACCCCCGAGCCGGAGGCTCAGGACGCACCCGTCGCCGTGCCCGTCGTGGAGGACGACGCCACCCCCGAGCCGGAGGCTCAGGACGCCACCGGCGCAGGGCCCGCCACCCCCCTCGCCCAGGTCAAGGCGCAGGCGCCGCATCTCGTCGAGGCGTACAAGGCCGCCGGGAGCGTGCTCAAGAAGCAGGGGCTCGACGGGGCGCGGGCCGCCGTGTACCTCGTCGTCGACCGGTCCGGGTCGATGCGCGGGTACTTCAAGGACGGCTCCGTGCAGCGTCTCGCCGAGCAGGCCGTCGCCCTCGCCGCGCACCTCAGCGAGGACTCCACCGCCACCGCCGTCTTCTTCTCCACCGACATCGACGGCACCGCCGAGCTCACCCCCGCCACCCTCACCGAGACCGCCGTCGAGACGATCAACGCGGGCCTCGGCCGCCTCGGCCGTACCAACTACCACCGCGCCGTCGAAGAGGTCCTCGCCCACCACGAGAAGGCCGACCCCACCCGCCCCGCCTTCGTCGTCTTCCAGACCGACGGCGCCCCGGAGTCCAAGACGGCCGCCACCCAGGCGCTCGCCGAGGCCGCCGACCGCCCGATCCACTGGCAGTTCGTGGCGTGGGGCGAGGAGGACAACAAGGCCTTCGACTACCTCCGTAAGCTCACCGCCCCCCGTACCGGCCACTTCCTCGCCGGCCCGACCCCCGCCGAGACCGCGCACCCCGCCTTCTACCGCGGGCTGCTCGCCGACTGGCAGGTCTGA
- a CDS encoding PhoX family protein produces MRKLLPLLSTNPHGGGRSALTCRFRCGDACFHEVPNTSDNEYVGDVIAGALSRRSMMRAAAVVTVAATAGTAVAVGNAPAAEARTHKPQKPGRVDGARGLRFTPVAPNTADQVTVPAGYEQNVVIRWGEPILRGAPAFDADKQTAAAQAGQFGYNNDFLSLLPLRGEHGRQLLVANHEYTDEVLMFKGYDAENPTREQVEITWAAHGLSVVVVQEEHRSGRLTPVTRHPLNRRLHTTSEFEVTGPAAGSKLLRTSADPSGRKVLGTLNNCAGGTTPWGTTLHGEENFNQYFANGSSATDKRYGMGSGPSERKWERFDKRFDLAQEPNEAHRQGWVVELDPYDPDSTPKKRTALGRFKHEAAQPRLTADGRPVVYMGDDERFDYFYKFVSSKRMMKGSSRKAREHNLTLLDEGTLYVAKLTGDSPGEIDGTGKLPNDGEFDGSGQWIPLATNDVSHVPGMTAEDVYVFTRLAGDKVGATKMDRPEDVEPSPRSGRVYVALTNNKDRGKEGKAPADEANPRNANKHGQILELAEHWDDPASDGFAWRLFLVAGDPNDPATYFAGFPKERVSPISCPDNVAFDPHGNLWISTDGNQLGSHDGLFGVATHGERRGELKQFLTVPAGAETCGPIIQDRRVVVAVQHPGEIDGASVENPKSVWPDGPGKIVRPSVVAVWRKDGRDIGV; encoded by the coding sequence GTGCGCAAACTGCTGCCGCTGCTGAGCACCAACCCGCACGGAGGCGGCCGTTCCGCCCTTACCTGCCGGTTCCGGTGTGGTGACGCCTGCTTCCACGAGGTGCCCAACACCAGCGACAACGAGTACGTCGGCGACGTCATAGCCGGCGCGCTCTCGCGCCGCTCGATGATGCGCGCCGCCGCCGTCGTCACCGTCGCCGCCACCGCCGGTACGGCCGTCGCCGTCGGCAACGCCCCGGCCGCCGAGGCCCGTACGCACAAGCCCCAGAAGCCCGGACGCGTCGACGGCGCCCGCGGCCTGCGCTTCACGCCCGTCGCGCCCAACACCGCCGACCAGGTCACCGTCCCCGCCGGCTACGAGCAGAACGTCGTCATCCGCTGGGGTGAGCCGATCCTCCGCGGCGCCCCGGCCTTCGACGCCGACAAGCAGACCGCCGCGGCGCAGGCCGGGCAGTTCGGATACAACAACGACTTCCTGAGCCTCCTCCCGCTCCGTGGCGAGCACGGGCGTCAGCTGCTCGTCGCCAACCACGAGTACACGGACGAAGTCCTGATGTTCAAGGGCTACGACGCCGAGAACCCGACCCGCGAGCAGGTCGAGATCACCTGGGCCGCCCACGGTCTGTCCGTCGTCGTGGTCCAGGAGGAGCACCGCTCCGGCAGGCTCACTCCCGTGACCCGGCACCCGCTCAACCGCCGTCTGCACACCACCAGCGAGTTCGAGGTGACCGGCCCGGCCGCCGGTTCGAAGCTCCTGCGGACCTCCGCCGACCCGTCCGGCCGCAAGGTCCTCGGCACGCTCAACAACTGCGCCGGCGGCACCACCCCGTGGGGCACCACCCTCCACGGCGAGGAGAACTTCAACCAGTACTTCGCCAACGGCTCGTCCGCCACCGACAAGCGGTACGGCATGGGCTCCGGCCCCTCCGAGCGCAAGTGGGAGCGGTTCGACAAGCGCTTCGACCTCGCCCAGGAGCCCAACGAGGCCCACCGCCAGGGCTGGGTCGTCGAGCTCGACCCGTACGACCCCGACTCCACGCCGAAGAAGCGCACCGCGCTCGGCCGCTTCAAGCACGAGGCCGCGCAGCCCCGGCTGACCGCCGATGGCCGCCCGGTCGTCTACATGGGCGACGACGAGCGCTTCGACTACTTCTACAAGTTCGTCTCGTCGAAGCGGATGATGAAGGGCAGCTCCCGCAAGGCCCGCGAGCACAACCTCACCCTCCTCGACGAGGGCACGCTCTACGTCGCCAAGCTGACGGGAGACTCGCCCGGCGAGATCGACGGCACCGGCAAGCTTCCCAACGACGGCGAGTTCGACGGCAGCGGGCAGTGGATTCCGCTGGCCACGAACGACGTCTCCCACGTCCCCGGCATGACCGCCGAGGACGTGTACGTCTTCACCCGCCTCGCCGGTGACAAGGTCGGCGCCACCAAGATGGACCGCCCCGAGGACGTCGAGCCGTCCCCGCGCTCCGGCCGCGTCTACGTCGCGCTCACCAACAACAAGGACCGCGGCAAGGAGGGCAAGGCCCCCGCCGACGAGGCCAACCCGCGCAACGCCAACAAGCACGGCCAGATCCTGGAGCTCGCCGAGCACTGGGACGACCCGGCGAGCGACGGCTTCGCCTGGCGCCTCTTCCTCGTCGCGGGCGACCCGAACGACCCGGCCACCTACTTCGCCGGCTTCCCCAAGGAGAGGGTGTCCCCCATCTCCTGCCCGGACAACGTCGCCTTCGACCCGCACGGCAACCTGTGGATCTCCACCGACGGCAACCAGCTCGGCTCGCACGACGGCCTGTTCGGCGTGGCCACGCACGGCGAGCGGCGCGGTGAGCTCAAGCAGTTCCTGACCGTGCCGGCCGGCGCCGAGACGTGCGGCCCGATCATCCAGGACCGCCGGGTCGTCGTCGCCGTGCAGCACCCGGGCGAGATCGACGGCGCGTCCGTCGAGAACCCGAAGTCGGTCTGGCCCGACGGCCCCGGCAAGATCGTCCGCCCGTCCGTCGTCGCCGTCTGGCGCAAGGACGGCCGCGACATCGGGGTCTAG
- a CDS encoding APC family permease: MRTTTGRGLQPNVLGTFDTVVMAVAGSAPAYSLAATTAVLFGAVGVAGPAALLYCAIPMFGIVLAYARLGRIDVNAGAGYSWVGRTLHPFLGFLSGWALVVSATVFMVAGSLPAGTLTLSLVAPSLAGSTPLAAAVGAGWFLVMLLVVLAGARLTVRAQLLMSGVEMLILVVFVVAAVLHRGHATAFDWSWFGFGHFDGPAGFASGALIAAFYFWGWDVTSNLSEETRDSRRTAGLAALIGVGVVFLLFEAFTVAVNVLLSAGQIESAGANVLAVLGQEIWPGVGGKLLIVAVLLSTVATLETTLIQVTRSLFAMGRDRTLPAALGTVHRRWNTPWVAIAAVGAAALLMFCAAAAAGSVGQILSDAVNAIGLQIAFYYGLAGLAAVVAYKSLLLTSVRNFLLGGVWPLLGAAFMLWAFVESLGELSTTALVIGLGGLLVGVVPMVVHWRKGSAYYRPARLDAVRALAAAGPFAPTTPRARRADESLATDF, encoded by the coding sequence ATGCGCACGACCACCGGCAGAGGGCTGCAGCCCAATGTTCTCGGGACCTTCGACACCGTCGTCATGGCCGTCGCCGGCAGTGCGCCCGCCTACTCGCTGGCCGCCACCACGGCCGTCCTGTTCGGCGCGGTCGGCGTGGCGGGACCGGCGGCGCTGCTCTACTGCGCGATACCGATGTTCGGCATCGTCCTCGCCTACGCCCGCCTCGGCCGGATCGACGTCAACGCGGGCGCCGGATACTCCTGGGTGGGCCGCACCCTCCACCCCTTCCTCGGCTTCCTCTCCGGCTGGGCCCTCGTCGTCTCCGCGACCGTGTTCATGGTCGCCGGATCCCTGCCCGCGGGCACGCTCACGCTCTCCCTCGTGGCCCCCTCGCTCGCCGGCAGCACCCCGCTGGCCGCCGCCGTCGGAGCCGGCTGGTTCCTGGTGATGCTGCTCGTGGTCCTGGCCGGCGCCCGGCTCACCGTACGGGCCCAACTGCTCATGTCCGGCGTCGAGATGCTCATCCTCGTCGTCTTCGTCGTGGCGGCCGTCCTGCACCGCGGGCACGCCACCGCCTTCGACTGGTCCTGGTTCGGCTTCGGCCACTTCGACGGCCCGGCCGGCTTCGCGTCGGGCGCGCTGATCGCCGCGTTCTACTTCTGGGGCTGGGACGTCACCAGCAACCTCAGCGAGGAGACCCGCGACAGCCGCCGCACGGCCGGGCTCGCCGCGCTGATCGGCGTCGGCGTCGTCTTCCTGCTCTTCGAGGCGTTCACCGTCGCGGTCAACGTGCTCCTGAGCGCCGGGCAGATCGAGTCCGCGGGCGCGAACGTCCTGGCCGTCCTCGGTCAGGAGATCTGGCCGGGCGTCGGCGGCAAGCTGCTGATCGTGGCGGTGCTGCTGTCCACGGTCGCCACCCTGGAGACCACCCTCATCCAGGTCACCCGCTCGCTGTTCGCGATGGGCCGCGACCGCACGCTGCCGGCCGCGCTCGGCACCGTCCACCGCCGCTGGAACACCCCGTGGGTCGCGATCGCCGCCGTCGGGGCCGCCGCGCTGCTGATGTTCTGCGCGGCGGCGGCCGCCGGTTCGGTGGGACAGATCCTCAGCGACGCGGTGAACGCGATCGGCCTCCAGATCGCGTTCTACTACGGCCTCGCGGGGCTCGCCGCGGTCGTCGCGTACAAGTCGCTGCTGCTGACCTCCGTACGGAACTTCCTGCTCGGCGGGGTGTGGCCGCTGCTCGGCGCCGCGTTCATGCTGTGGGCGTTCGTCGAGTCGCTCGGCGAACTGTCCACGACCGCGCTGGTCATCGGCCTCGGCGGACTGCTCGTCGGCGTCGTCCCGATGGTCGTGCACTGGCGCAAGGGCAGCGCGTACTACCGTCCCGCCCGGCTCGACGCGGTGCGCGCACTGGCCGCGGCCGGGCCGTTCGCGCCGACCACCCCCCGCGCCCGCCGCGCGGACGAATCGCTCGCCACGGACTTCTGA